In the genome of Cryptomeria japonica chromosome 8, Sugi_1.0, whole genome shotgun sequence, one region contains:
- the LOC131051184 gene encoding glycine-rich protein 2: MAEKQSGTVKWFNTQKGYGFITPDGGGEDLFVHQSSLHADGFRSLAEGELVEFAVEQSNDGRTKAVDVTGPNGAYVQGSSDGGGGGGGSYGGGGSYGGGGSYGGGGRGGGGYGGGNGGGYGSGGGGYGGGGYGSGGGGYGGGGYGGGGRGSRGGGGGGGGGACYNCGESGHMARECPQQRGGGGGGGGGGACYKCGEHGHMARDCTSG, encoded by the coding sequence ATGGCGGAGAAACAGTCTGGAACGGTGAAATGGTTTAACACGCAGAAGGGTTACGGATTCATTACACCTGATGGCGGCGGTGAAGATCTGTTTGTTCACCAGTCGTCCCTTCATGCCGACGGCTTTCGCAGCTTGGCCGAGGGTGAATTGGTGGAATTTGCTGTGGAGCAAAGCAACGACGGCCGTACCAAAGCCGTAGATGTTACTGGCCCTAATGGAGCATATGTTCAGGGTAGCAGTGACGGCGGCGGCGGTGGCGGCGGCAGCTATGGTGGCGGCGGCAGCTATGGTGGTGGTGGTAGTTATGGCGGCGGTGGACGCGGGGGCGGGGGTTATGGTGGTGGTAATGGCGGGGGTTATGGTAGTGGTGGTGGGGGCTATGGAGGCGGGGGTTATGGTAGTGGTGGTGGTGGCTATGGAGGTGGGGGTTATGGCGGTGGAGGCCGTGGTAGCCGTGGTGGCGGCGGCGGCGGCGGCGGTGGCGCTTGTTATAACTGTGGCGAATCCGGTCACATGGCGAGGGAATGTCCTCAGCAACGTGGCGGTGGTGGCGGCGGTGGAGGCGGAGGGGCCTGTTACAAGTGCGGCGAGCACGGTCATATGGCGCGTGACTGCACCAGCGGCTGA